In the genome of Chelmon rostratus isolate fCheRos1 chromosome 12, fCheRos1.pri, whole genome shotgun sequence, the window ATCACCAACAGCtgcttgtttggagtatttgtaggacagagtaacagtgctgtcttctaaactggactcttcattgttgactggactgaggtcttcacagctgacacctaaaggaaaaaataagtctgtaactttatgatgtgaaggtttgaatgagtgaagctcttttaatgttaatcatgtcacctacctcttattgtgagcagaaacaaagtgacaaacagactgaagttgactgacagcatcttaaagataaagagaatctgtctgtgttttgtatgaaacaccactgtgaaagtttgtgtctcttctgttgttgagtcccagttttgctcctccctgaatccctccctccttcctctcacaactctgacaaatggtgtgtttgtcagtgctgtggtgctgttattcactaaatcacatcatttccatcagggAAGAAGTACGGTGGCTGAGAGAGCTcaacgtgctgcaacctcagaaaactcattcaaatcaagaaaacatcattgatttgaaacacatttgcagcatttagaaaacatgctgcagatccacaaaatgacagcagaagagTTTCCAGAGGACTCTGAAAGTGCTGAACACGGCTTGGAcacgcttgttgttgctgcagtttgtgactcatgtggttgtcttgtgatcaaagcctatagcagcattaacaggggacggtccaaggcaagcctgagccagccctcactgtcagctttatcaaagaggaaagttttaagccgaCTCTTCAACACAGACAGAGTGTCTGCCTCGTGGACcgagactggaagatggttccacaggagaggagctagatagctgaaggctctggctccagTTCAGCTTTTGGAGTTTTGAGGAACAGTTCGTCAGCCTGCATTCTTGGACATGGTGTTGTTTTGGAGTAATAGGGTATTATGAGCTCTTTGAGATACGATGTTgtctgaccctaaccctaacactgatttttacaatgttgtgTAGGTGAAacaaggcagtccttgaaatgtgttttctgtgggaatTAAAGGACATATTCTGATCAAACTTaactcccagattccttacaGTGGGCCTGGAGGCCAGTCAGCAATGCCATCTAGAGTAGCACAAAGTTAACAAGTCATCCAGGTCTTTGTGTCCATAAGACAAGCTTGAAGTTTCGTTCAGTGCTTGGCttcatctggcttcattgataaatatatgtgggtgtcatctgcatagcaatgaaGGTTTCTGGAGTGTTTCCTGATAATATTGCCTCAAGGAAGCTTATATTGGGTGAATAGAATcagtccaagcacagaaccttGAGGAACTCTGTGACTAACGTTAGCATGCACAGAGGAATCATGGCTAACATGTACAAACTGGAATCGAGTGTCCCAGTCTCTGTAATAAGATGTGATGGTCAGTGGTGTGGAATGCAGAACGAAGCTGGAACAAGACAAGTCCTTCGTCTGATGTAATTAGGAGGTCATTTGTAATTaaagctactttaaaggactgtggtccGTAGCCTGTTGACAACAACAGGTTGATCATATCAAGTAAAGAAGTgccaaagaagacaaaaacgTCTTTGAACAGCCTAGTTGGGATGGTGTCTGAGAGACAGGTTAATGGTTTGGGTTCATCAAACAGGGTCAGAAGATCCAGCTCCCTTTCTAGAACCACAACAGCCATCACCgatacaatcagcacagttttaaggtggacagccaagattagtgtcaccatttcagtatctgaccaaatgtgaaatatggtcacaatctccccttctgttcctgagttacggTGTTGAGTAATGGTCAGAAAAGTTTTTTTGCAGAACGttgttgtgctgcagtgaagttgacctttgaccttttggatataaactatcaacacttcatcattttatcctctgagacatttgtccGATATTTTGTCATAATTGGAGGGTTGTCTGAGGCTCAGTCCAGGACCTGACTGCATAATGAGTTGCTGCCTTAGTAACTGAGgtgctgaataaacacagattcCGACTGCaaactcaatgaaaacagcagcacatttgtgcaaagacattttcttagtcagtctggccctgtgtgttttaactttagtgcttcattttgtgttgtttttatcaccactgGCAAGAATCGACACGACCATCACATCccattgaagttgaacagtgtgtgactccctctagtggacattgtggagtattgtgttgtgtttgctgcagaggtttttgtgcagagttttgctgtttcctgtcactgtgggcctcacagcacagtagtacacagcagagtcagacactgcagcagaggagatctgcagatgaaactcctttgttgttgtgtcttgTTTAAAAGACAACCTCGCTGTTTTCCCTGAATATCCTGAGAGGAGAAACTTTGGAGATGAACTGGACCTCTGTTGATACCAGTAGAAGTAATCAGGAGAGCCTGAATAGTTACAGGAGAGAGTCACATTGTCTCCTTCCAAAGCCAGCATTACATCATTAAATGGTTTCAGTAAATCCTCTGAGGATcctgaaaagaacaaaaatatatttcactgtgacgtttgtatttctttaaattcaGTTTAGTCGTAGAAAAACATTTGAACTCACGAAACATGAAATGGTTTTGATGATGTCTGACGATCTCGTTAAAGTTCACTTACCAGTCTGAAACATGAAGATCATCATCCAAACGAAGAAGAGCTGCATTACTTTCTCTTGTAGTGAATGAACAACAGAcagaacacagcagctcttcagctcctcctcttgcttTGGTCTGTTTCCATTCAGGCTGATGGAAGCTTTAGAAAtgacagtgatgctgcagtCGTCATCAccgtcatcgtcatcatcatcatcatcatctagaGGGTCGGACTGACGGAGGAATCTTCAGAAAATTCAGCTGAGTGAATCTGTAGAGAAACAACTTTGTGAAAAGTcaaacagcctcagctgctTGCTGCCCTTCAGACTGCATTCCCACTTGGTTTTCAAGTTGTGTTTCAGCCATTATTAACTGCTCATTCTCTGCTGGTATTTCCTCCTCCAGTTTTAAACACACCATTGTTTTCCCTCTTATAGAGAAAGTCATCCATCTGTTTTACTTCTTTAGACTCATCTCTGAGCTGCCATTTTTACCTGAGATTTAAGATCAGAGTTTCTCCCCTCAGGTGATTTCTCTTATtaattctctttttttgtctccactcagctcTGAGACTGCTCTTGTCGAGGTCACAGAGACGACTTCCTGCTTGCTGCCTGCACAGACCTGTGCTCCATTTGAACTGTCCTTGACCTCAGCGCAGCCTTTGACATAGTGAACCACAACGTCTCCACCAGCCGTCTGAAAGACCATGTTGTCATCAGTGATGTGGCTTTGAATTGGTTCATGTCTTATCTGTCCAACAGCTCCTTCTCTGTTCTGGTTGGAGGGGCCTCCTCCTCTTATGCTCCTCTCTTTTGTGGGGTCCACCAGGGGTCGATTCTGGGTCCCCTTGTGTGTTACCCCTGGGGCAAAATGATTCACAACTGCAGTGTCGCTTTTTAGTGGTATGCAGACGATGCACAACTCTATGTCTCAAGGAAGCCCGGTCATGacaatgataacaataataataataaacttttatTTGCACAGCACCTTTCACCCAATGCAGCCTCAAAGAGCTTACcaacaaagaaatgacatgcaccaagtgcttcacgtagaaacacagaatgaacatgaaaacagggatagaaaCTGAATGTAtaataagatggagaataaatcCCACTTGACTGACTGATAAACTGACTGGAGGACAATTCTCTATCAGTGCACTTTAGTCAGGTCTCTGCTAAAAACATTATCAGGTCATTGGCCAAAAAATGATTTGTCAGCCAAGGATCTCAAATTAACAAGAGATCACTTGAGCTGTGATGTTTGGATGTATCCCATCAGGCTTTAAGTGGTCTTTACAGTTCCAAAAGATGTTGAGATTGTCCATAAACTTTACCCCAGAATGAGGCATGCCGCTTTCAGCCAGAGCAGGGAGTCTGCTGAAAGAGTCCATTCCTTTCCCCGAGGTTGGAATGGGGCCTGGTATGAATACATGTTCTGACTGACAGTCGATCAGTTTCTCCAGCAGTGGGCACAAGTCTTTATTCAGAACCTCAGAGCCAGTTTTCTGACGCAGAATGTCAAAAGATCCAACGGGAATAATTCTCCTGTCATTTGGATATGTAAAGAGGCTGACTGGAaacagctctgttagctctctGACAGGTGTGGCTATAGCTCtatgaagtacatatggcaAAGCATATACATAAgtgatatatttatttatggcTTTAGAGACTTTTGGAACCACCAGTAAAGGCTGCATTCTGGGATGCAAGgtgaaaaaaggcagtccttgaaatttgtttgaTGTGGGAGTTAAGGGACATATCCTCATCAAAGATGACTTCCAATTTCCTGACAGTGGTGCTGGAGGCCAGTCAGCAATGCCATCCAGAGTACTGATATCAACAGAGTTTCAAAGGTGTTTGGAAATTGCAGCCTGAGTAACTGAGatgctgaataaacacagattacGACTCCaaactcaatgaaaacagcagcacatttgtgcaaagacattttcttagtcagtctggccctgtgtgttttaactttagtgcttcattttgtgttgtttttatcaccactgGCAAGAATCGACACGACCATCACATCccattgaagttgaacagtgtgtgactccctctagtggacgttgtgggCTGGATGTATACTGCAGATTTTAATGCCTGAAAATACAAATTGTGAGTAAATCCAGAGTTgatgtctcagtgtgtttgatccccagttatttctgtcttcatttgctttttgttgtcaCAGTTTCTTGAGTTTGAAGCATCATCCAGCTGGTTTGTCATTGGTTTGCTGCTCATGTGAATCCtcccacagtgtttgatgagcagcTGTAACCACAG includes:
- the LOC121615600 gene encoding uncharacterized protein LOC121615600 → MVFQTAGGDVVVHYVKGCAEVKDSSNGAQSDPLDDDDDDDDDGDDDCSITVISKASISLNGNRPKQEEELKSCCVLSVVHSLQEKVMQLFFVWMMIFMFQTGSSEDLLKPFNDVMLALEGDNVTLSCNYSGSPDYFYWYQQRSSSSPKFLLSGYSGKTARLSFKQDTTTKEFHLQISSAAVSDSAVYYCAVRPFVTLFLLTIRGVSCEDLSPVNNEESSLEDSTVTLSYKYSKQAAVGDYFFWYRQYPGKPPEFLISHSATGKVTSNPVSRLTVKVSEDQTQMDLQISSAAVTDSALYYCWKNIAALLSVGL